A single region of the Massilia sp. erpn genome encodes:
- the prfA gene encoding peptide chain release factor 1, with translation MKPSMLAKLDQLANRLVELDELLMAEGATANMDSYRKMTREHAELGPLVELYKNYQQAQTDIAAAQEMLADPEMKDFAQDEIDAAKARMAELELALQKMLLPKDANDERNIFLEIRAGTGGDESALFAGDLLRMYTRFAERNRWQVEIVSASESDLGGYREVIARLIGHGVYSRLKFESGGHRVQRVPATETQGRIHTSACTVAVMPEADEVEDVHINPADLRIDTYRASGAGGQHINKTDSAVRITHLPTGIVVECQDDRSQHKNKASAMKVLAARIKDVQLREQQSKEAATRKSLIGSGDRSERIRTYNYPQGRMTDHRINLTLYKLDMIMDGELNELTGALSAEHQAEQLAALGD, from the coding sequence ATGAAACCATCAATGCTGGCCAAGCTGGACCAACTCGCCAACCGTCTCGTCGAACTCGACGAATTGCTGATGGCCGAAGGCGCCACGGCGAATATGGACAGCTACCGCAAGATGACGCGCGAGCATGCCGAACTCGGCCCCCTGGTGGAGCTGTACAAGAACTACCAGCAGGCCCAGACCGACATCGCCGCCGCCCAGGAGATGCTGGCCGATCCCGAAATGAAGGACTTCGCCCAGGACGAGATCGATGCGGCCAAGGCGCGCATGGCCGAGCTGGAACTGGCGCTGCAGAAAATGCTGCTGCCCAAGGATGCGAATGACGAGCGCAATATCTTCCTCGAAATCCGCGCCGGCACCGGCGGCGACGAGTCGGCCTTGTTCGCCGGCGACCTCTTGCGCATGTACACCCGCTTCGCCGAGCGCAACCGCTGGCAGGTGGAAATCGTCAGCGCCTCGGAAAGCGACCTGGGCGGCTACCGCGAAGTGATCGCGCGCCTGATCGGCCACGGCGTGTATTCCAGGCTCAAGTTCGAATCGGGCGGCCACCGCGTGCAGCGCGTGCCGGCCACCGAAACCCAGGGCCGCATCCACACCTCGGCCTGCACCGTGGCCGTGATGCCGGAAGCGGACGAAGTCGAAGACGTGCACATCAATCCAGCCGACTTGCGCATCGACACCTACCGCGCCTCGGGCGCGGGCGGCCAGCACATCAACAAGACCGATTCAGCCGTGCGCATCACCCACCTGCCGACCGGCATCGTGGTCGAATGCCAGGACGACCGCTCGCAGCACAAGAACAAGGCTTCGGCCATGAAGGTGCTGGCGGCGCGCATCAAGGACGTGCAACTGCGCGAGCAGCAGTCGAAGGAAGCGGCCACGCGCAAGAGCCTGATCGGCTCGGGCGACCGCAGCGAGCGCATCCGCACCTACAACTACCCGCAAGGGCGCATGACCGACCACCGCATCAACCTCACGCTGTACAAGCTCGATATGATCATGGATGGCGAGCTGAACGAACTCACGGGCGCCCTGTCCGCCGAACACCAGGCCGAGCAGCTCGCCGCCCTCGGCGACTAA
- a CDS encoding disulfide bond formation protein B — MTSRSVLFSVAAASFGMIAVAMYLQHVMDLLPCPLCVIQRYLFIAIGLTALIGAFAQKPKLGAGLGLLAALGGIGVGAKHLYVLAHPGLSCGIDPMETFLNKIPTATFLPWVFQADGLCENATEGFFGLSIPQWAVVWFGIFALVSLWTLLRRRA; from the coding sequence ATGACTTCTCGCTCTGTCTTGTTTTCGGTGGCCGCGGCCAGCTTCGGCATGATCGCGGTGGCAATGTATCTGCAGCATGTGATGGATTTGCTGCCCTGTCCGCTGTGCGTGATCCAGCGCTATCTGTTTATCGCCATCGGCCTGACGGCGCTGATCGGCGCCTTTGCCCAAAAGCCGAAGCTGGGCGCGGGCCTGGGCTTGCTGGCGGCGCTGGGCGGGATCGGCGTGGGCGCCAAGCATTTGTATGTGCTGGCCCATCCCGGCCTGTCCTGCGGCATCGACCCGATGGAAACCTTCCTCAATAAAATCCCGACCGCGACCTTCCTGCCGTGGGTGTTCCAGGCCGATGGCCTGTGCGAGAACGCCACCGAGGGCTTCTTCGGCCTGTCGATTCCGCAGTGGGCCGTGGTGTGGTTCGGCATCTTCGCGCTGGTGTCGCTGTGGACGCTGCTGCGCCGCCGCGCATGA
- the prmC gene encoding peptide chain release factor N(5)-glutamine methyltransferase — translation MSQHVQAGATVASLQQQTRLDAVDNRILVCHALGLNRVGLITQSERTLTAAEAARLSDLIERRLRGEPVAYIIGQREFYGLAFEVSGAVLIPRPETELLVELALERLPPRGRVLDMGTGSGAIAVALAHSRPDAAVSALDVSPEALAVAQRNAAANQAAVRFLHSSWYAALEDSERFELIVSNPPYIASGDRHLSEGDLRFEPVGALTDHADGLSALRTLIAGAPRHLLGQGWLLMEHGYDQAAAVRALLAAAGYLEVQSWQDLAGIERVTGGRLA, via the coding sequence ATGAGCCAGCATGTGCAGGCCGGTGCGACGGTCGCTTCGCTGCAGCAGCAAACACGCCTGGATGCGGTGGATAACCGCATCCTCGTCTGCCATGCGCTGGGCTTGAACCGGGTCGGCCTGATTACGCAGTCGGAGCGCACGCTGACCGCGGCCGAGGCGGCGCGCCTGTCGGACCTGATCGAGCGCCGCCTGCGCGGCGAGCCGGTGGCCTATATCATCGGCCAGCGCGAATTCTATGGCCTGGCGTTCGAGGTGAGCGGGGCGGTGCTGATTCCGCGCCCGGAAACCGAGCTGCTGGTGGAACTGGCGCTGGAGCGCCTGCCGCCGCGCGGCCGGGTGCTGGATATGGGCACGGGCAGCGGCGCCATCGCCGTCGCGCTGGCGCATAGCCGGCCCGATGCCGCCGTCAGCGCCCTCGATGTCAGCCCTGAGGCGCTGGCCGTGGCGCAGCGCAATGCGGCAGCCAACCAGGCTGCGGTGCGCTTCCTGCACAGCAGCTGGTATGCGGCGCTGGAGGACAGCGAGCGCTTCGAGCTGATCGTCTCCAATCCCCCCTATATCGCCAGCGGTGACCGCCATCTGTCCGAGGGCGATCTGCGCTTCGAGCCGGTGGGCGCGCTGACCGACCATGCCGATGGCTTGTCGGCCCTGCGCACCCTCATTGCCGGCGCGCCGCGCCATCTGCTCGGCCAGGGCTGGCTGCTGATGGAGCATGGCTACGACCAGGCCGCCGCCGTGCGCGCCCTGCTGGCCGCAGCGGGCTACCTGGAGGTACAGAGCTGGCAGGATCTGGCCGGCATCGAGCGCGTGACGGGCGGCCGCCTGGCTTAA